The nucleotide sequence ACAGGTATCGGTTCCCAGTTTTGAGGGCCGGTCTTCTTAAAAGCGGTTCTTTCCAATGTAGAAACTTTGTCAAAATTTTTACCGTTTCTTTTTCCTTTGACTATAAAACGGTATACCTGTTCTTCAAAGTTTTTGAACTGAAAGTCGATGAGGAGCTCATCAGACTTCAGGTTCATCATATTATAATTTCTTCCATCGGTTCTGTTCAGCCTTTCCGTTTCACCATACAATGCGAAAGAAATAGCTTCTAGTATGGTAGATTTCCCTGAGCCAACAGCACCAAAGATGCCAAACAATTGCCCTTCCAACAAACGGGTAAAATCAATGGTTTCAGCTTTTTGATATGAATATATTCCTTGTAATGTAAGAGAAATAGGTATCATTCTTCTGAGGTTACAGCTTGTATTTCTTTAAATAGTTCGAGTATTTCTTCATTGGGTTCCTGTCCAGCATGCTTGTGCTTAAAGTATCTTTTGAAAAGCTCTTGCATTTCCAGGTTTAGGTCTATACTTGAAGTGCTGGTGGTTTCTTCTTGAGCAGAAATAAGTTCGGGTATGATGGTTACGATTCCATCATGGGCATTGGCCAATCGGTTACGAATTTCGGCCGTTAAATAGTTGTCAGTTACTAAGATAAGCTCTAAGAGTGTATCGGGGTTTTCTTTGAGCCAATGTTCTGCTTCATCTATATTTTTAAATTTTTTTCGCAGCAACTTTTTCCCGCTTTGTAGTGGCACTTTATCATAAACGACGTCTTTGTTGGCTTCAGCTTCAATTATTACCACATATTTTTGTTGGTTGGCTTCGCTAAAACTGTAACTTAAAGGACTGCTGCTGTACACAGTAGGGGAGGGTGTGTTGTCTACTGTTTGAAAACGGTGTAAGTGGCCTAGGGCGGTGTATTGTATTTGTGGGGGAATGTTTTCAGTATATATAGCCTGGGCGCCTCCTACATGCAATACAGGTTTTTCATCGTCGGGTTCTTCTGGTACTTCTCCGCCTTTTTTTATCATAAATAAGTGCGTAACCAATAAATTAATGCCTTGGTTGTCGCAATATTTATTGGCCAAATCAGCCCATTTCTTTTCCAGTAAACTTCTAAGTTCCCCTTCTTCGTCGTCAAGT is from Cytophagaceae bacterium ABcell3 and encodes:
- a CDS encoding exonuclease SbcCD subunit D; this encodes MKILHTADWHLGKRLENFSRLEEQKQVLKEICEIADNQKVDAIIIAGDLYDTFNPPAEATDLFYKTLRTLTKNGRRPVVAIAGNHDSPDRIEAPDPLARACGIIFAGYPHSEVPKFSTEAGLEVINTEPGFVELKLPEQETPLRLILTPYANEYRMKTFLGLDDEEGELRSLLEKKWADLANKYCDNQGINLLVTHLFMIKKGGEVPEEPDDEKPVLHVGGAQAIYTENIPPQIQYTALGHLHRFQTVDNTPSPTVYSSSPLSYSFSEANQQKYVVIIEAEANKDVVYDKVPLQSGKKLLRKKFKNIDEAEHWLKENPDTLLELILVTDNYLTAEIRNRLANAHDGIVTIIPELISAQEETTSTSSIDLNLEMQELFKRYFKHKHAGQEPNEEILELFKEIQAVTSEE